A genomic region of Papaver somniferum cultivar HN1 chromosome 7, ASM357369v1, whole genome shotgun sequence contains the following coding sequences:
- the LOC113294377 gene encoding uncharacterized protein LOC113294377: MEHHDNKDEVGNDVPPAPQFPTIDWNIQVSDKHGNPVNVLLEPPNPPPFHFDASWEQGNNGKNLLKSGVLITLFITSFILNETVSVNLHLANTEGTDQHQTSHMNHLIILEKIHHHRLPVKDKPQVKMVQMFQLLIHDMCYLVLVLVWRMFI; the protein is encoded by the exons ATGGAACATCACGATAACAAAGATGAGGTTGGCAATGATGTGCCACCAGCACCGCAATTTCCTACAATCGATTGGAACATTCAAGTCTCGGACAAGCATGGCAACCCTGTTAATGTGCTCTTAGAACCACCCAACCCTCCTCCTTTTCACTTTGATGCTAGTTGGGAACAAGG GAACAATGGAAAGAACTTGCTGAAGAGTGGTGTGCTTATCACATTGTTTATTACAAGTTTCATTTTGAACGAGACCGTCAGCGTCAACTTGCACTTGGCCAACACAGAGGGGACGGATCAACATCAAACCAGCCACATGAACCATCTTATAATCCTGGAGAAGATTCACCATCACAGGTTACCTGTAAAAGACAAGCCGCAAGTCAAGATGGTGCAGATGTTCCAACTACTAATCCATGATATGTGTTATCTAGTACTGGTTTTAGTTTGGAGGATGTTTATTTAG
- the LOC113296728 gene encoding uncharacterized protein LOC113296728 — translation MEMEVKETQLGQNQDAEQNAAPLKKNNGNENTPPEIMLEKGNNFVEEISLNEKNKEEISLITQMEMEIEVKETQLGEIQDAEQNAAPPKKNDGNENTPPEIMLENGNNFVEEISLNEKNKEEMNQVSDTKEEISGDTNDSQISTESSNKKTKRRWTSKEKQDRKNYFSNEGKVVSENSKSIREEKKVKINGTSKKCSSNGGAVVRVRELITRTDKKLLVLDLNGLLADLSNDLGRKARTKRPYCDEFLRFCFERFHVGVWSSRKKSNVINVVNFLMGDLKENLLFCWDVSHCTETGFRVLGDWYKPMVLKELKKLWNKYEPNLPWQKGVFNESNTLLLDDSPYKALCNPMYTAIFPSPYTREAPNDNSLGPGGDLWVYLEGLFLAGNVQQYVEQHPFGQPAITSRNPKWGFYLEVFNAVVRKMSQMEFLEYL, via the exons ATGGAAATGGAAGTGAAAGAGACTCAGCTCGGTCAAAACCAAGATGCAGAACAAAATGCTGCTCCTCTGAAGAAAAATAATGGGAACGAAAACACCCCACCGGAGATTATGTTGGAAAAGGGTAACAATTTTGTTGAAGAAATTTCACTGAATGAgaagaacaaggaagaaattTCATTGATTACTCAAATGGAAATGGAAATTGAAGTGAAAGAGACTCAACTCGGTGAAATTCAAGATGCAGAACAAAATGCTGCTCCTCCGAAGAAAAACGATGGTAATGAAAACACCCCACCGGAGATTATGTTGGAAAACGGTAACAATTTTGTTGAAGAAATCTCATTGAATGAGAAGAACAAGGAAGAAATGAATCAAGTCAGTGATACAAAAGAAGAGATTTCTGGAGATACTAATGATAGTCAAATTTCAACTGAATCTAGTAATAAGAAGACCAAGAGAAGATGGACCAGCAAGGAGAAACAGGATCGGAAAAACTACTTTTCCAATGAAGGCAAAGTAGTTTCTGAAAATTCAAAGTCAATAA GGGAAGAAAAGAAGGTTAAAATAAATGGAACAAGTAAAAAATGTTCATCAAATGGTGGTGCTGTTGTTAGAGTGAGAGAATTGATTACTCGTACTGATAAGAAACTTCTTGTTCTTGATCTTAATGGATTGCTTGCTGACCTTTCTAACGACCTTGGGAGAAAAGCGC GTACTAAGAGACCTTATTGTGATGAATTTCTCAGATTCTGCTTTGAAAGATTTCATGTGGGTGTTTGGTCTTCTAGAAAAAA GAGTAATGTGATTAATGTAGTTAACTTTCTCATGGGAGATTTGAAAGAAAACCTTCTATTTTGTTGG GATGTATCTCACTGTACTGAAACAGGTTTCAGAGTTCTAGGGGACTGGTATAAGCCCATGGTATTAAAAGAGCTGAAGAAACTATGGAATAAGTATGAACCAAATCTTCCATGGCAAAAGGGTGTTTTCAATGAATCAAACACGTTATTGTTGGATGATTCCCCCTACAAAGCTTTATGCAATCCA ATGTACACCGCAATCTTTCCATCCCCATATACTCGAGAGGCTCCAAATGACAACTCATTAG GTCCAGGAGGAGATCTGTGGGTCTATCTAGAAGGTTTGTTTTTGGCTGGAAATGTCCAGCAATATGTGGAGCAACACCCTTTCGGCCAGCCTGCTATTACTAGCAGAAATCCCAAATGGGGTTTCTACCTAGAAGTTTTTAATGCTGTTGTAAGAAAGATGAGCCAGATGGAGTTTTTAGAGTATCTTTAG
- the LOC113293881 gene encoding chitin-binding lectin 1-like: MARNILSISVVIVSLFVLVGVPGVHSQTKVGCLAGEEMISVPYNGHCETGDCATKLNKLVVPGSTRLTRSMCDPLISCQGCYMRITPSPPPPSNECYPGDEVIKLPYAGSCLECEQKLRKKATKDYTLWRWMCAAYTSCEGCYTRNPPPPPPSPPRPPPSSPSPPQPSPTPPPPPPYPSPDWESSVFPEEMILRNPSTPDKKWCRYKLAEF, encoded by the exons ATGGCAAGGAACATTTTATCTATTTCGGTAGTCATCGTTTCTCTGTTTGTTTTGGTTGGTGTTCCTGGAGTACATTCTC AAACGAAGGTGGGATGCTTAGCAGGAGAAGAAATGATAAGCGTTCCATATAATGGACATTGTGAAACTGGAGATTGTGCAACGAAACTGAATAAGTTGGTTGTACCGGGTAGCACTAGATTGACTCGTTCAATGTGTGACCCACTGATATCATGCCAGGGTTGCTACATGCGAATCACACCATCCCCGCCACCACCATCAAATGAATGCTATCCAGGAGACGAAGTTATTAAGCTTCCGTATGCTGGTTCTTGCCTTGAGTGTGAACAGAAACTAAGAAAGAAGGCAACAAAAGATTATACTTTGTGGCGTTGGATGTGCGCTGCTTATACCTCTTGCGAAGGTTGCTATACAAgaaacccaccaccaccaccaccctccCCACCCCGACCACCGCCATCCTCACCAAGTCCACCACAACCCTCTCCAaccccaccaccgccaccaccctaTCCAAGCCCCGATTGGGAGTCGTCCGTTTTCCCTGAAGAAATGATCCTTCGAAATCCATCTACACCAGACAAGAAATGGTGCCGGTATAAACTTGCGGAGTTTTAG